Proteins encoded within one genomic window of Jiangella mangrovi:
- a CDS encoding sodium:solute symporter family transporter, translating to MTEWAVLLGYLVLTLALGYFGLRMTRNDEDFYIAGGGLGWAVGGASIAATQMSSGLFIGTIGIMYAVGWSFAWVVFVFPLAYWIMVAVIAPRFTRQRKISLPDFIEARYYSRGARVVAALIILVAFVVYISAQVIAGGLIANALFGVSVESGMIGFTVVVLAYTAIGGMFAVVYTDFLQMMIMIVGAAAAIPMVLGQTGGLSSMLALVDSANPVTFTWDGMAPSLLLTLSLAFFLGAVARPEQLVRFYAMKDMATIRKGIGFVIVLVGLAHTLVFVLALGSRTLFPALSTADQAMPVLAVHALPVFLGTLLLVAVASAMMSTISSVLLVAGTALSHDIYGVIRPGGSPERRVLIGRIGTVVVGIVPMVMVLTGFGAGELVQFIVALFSALMGAVFLVPVVAGVLWRRATREGAIAAMLGGLAGTVGWRQWGDIGSVDPVVPGFAASLVLMVVVSLLTAPPPASATDPYFSDDEPAPVVEARGRA from the coding sequence ATGACCGAATGGGCCGTACTCCTCGGCTACCTCGTCCTGACCCTCGCCCTCGGCTACTTCGGGCTGCGCATGACGAGGAACGACGAGGACTTCTACATCGCCGGCGGCGGGCTCGGCTGGGCCGTCGGCGGCGCGAGCATCGCCGCCACCCAGATGAGTTCCGGTCTGTTCATCGGGACCATCGGCATCATGTACGCCGTCGGCTGGTCGTTCGCCTGGGTGGTGTTCGTCTTCCCGCTGGCCTACTGGATCATGGTCGCGGTCATCGCGCCCCGGTTCACGCGGCAGCGCAAGATCTCGCTGCCGGACTTCATCGAGGCCCGCTACTACAGCCGCGGCGCCCGGGTCGTCGCGGCTCTGATCATCCTGGTGGCGTTCGTCGTCTACATCTCGGCACAGGTCATCGCCGGCGGACTGATCGCCAACGCGCTGTTCGGCGTCTCCGTCGAGTCCGGGATGATCGGATTCACGGTGGTCGTGCTGGCGTACACCGCCATCGGCGGCATGTTCGCCGTCGTCTACACCGACTTCCTCCAGATGATGATCATGATCGTCGGCGCCGCCGCGGCGATCCCGATGGTCCTGGGCCAGACGGGCGGTCTGAGCTCCATGCTCGCCCTGGTCGACAGCGCCAACCCGGTCACGTTCACGTGGGACGGCATGGCGCCGTCGTTGCTGCTGACGCTGTCGCTGGCCTTCTTCCTCGGGGCCGTGGCACGGCCCGAGCAGCTGGTGCGCTTCTACGCGATGAAGGACATGGCGACCATCCGCAAGGGCATCGGCTTCGTCATCGTGCTCGTCGGCCTCGCCCACACGCTCGTGTTCGTCCTCGCGCTCGGCAGCCGGACGCTCTTCCCCGCGCTCAGCACCGCCGACCAGGCGATGCCGGTGCTCGCCGTCCATGCGCTGCCGGTCTTCCTCGGCACCCTGCTGCTGGTGGCAGTGGCCTCCGCCATGATGTCGACCATCTCGTCGGTGCTGCTCGTCGCGGGCACCGCGCTGTCACACGACATCTACGGCGTCATCCGGCCGGGCGGCTCACCGGAGCGCCGCGTGCTCATCGGACGCATCGGAACCGTGGTGGTGGGCATCGTGCCCATGGTCATGGTGCTCACCGGCTTCGGCGCGGGTGAACTGGTGCAGTTCATCGTCGCGCTCTTCAGCGCTCTCATGGGTGCGGTCTTCCTGGTCCCGGTGGTCGCCGGAGTGCTGTGGCGGCGCGCCACTCGCGAGGGCGCCATCGCGGCCATGCTCGGCGGACTGGCCGGCACGGTGGGCTGGCGGCAGTGGGGCGACATCGGGTCGGTCGACCCGGTCGTGCCCGGCTTCGCCGCCTCGCTGGTGCTGATGGTCGTCGTCAGCCTGCTCACGGCGCCGCCGCCGGCCAGCGCCACCGACCCCTACTTCAGCGACGACGAACCGGCACCGGTCGTCGAGGCACGGGGGCGGGCATGA
- a CDS encoding AAA family ATPase, with the protein MDAEQEPTDDVRRIDDATRRMPASVRDTLSWLAHVLDATLPLRAAEDHDEFARRVLSGTTSADGAGVVAVREQLGPFTAPLVARVLAEDLRAHPPFALAGLESDESPRWDRLQLADAVETVPTSLVAAFAAGTLDATAPLVVAIDARWSSKELIVHARAGDVEAAEAYLHSVVERGRGPRNYFKGRCLQVRADHSGFQVGTVPVPEATRDGVIVPAAVWAEIDLNVAGLFRRRALLEELGLGTNRGLLLFGAPGTGKSALCRVLAAELAGEVTVVFCDARTIVDSIEAVYEELTRLSPALVVLEDLDLVVGRRRHGNDVGLHGFLAALDGAMSRHQGVVTVATTNDPQVLDDAAVRAARFDRTIEVPLPDATQRRAILRRYLGPLAAAVDAGTIAAGTDGASGADLRELVRRAVLADGDEVTTATLLRFVRDGAWEPETGAGLYV; encoded by the coding sequence ATGGACGCCGAGCAGGAACCGACCGATGACGTGAGGCGCATCGACGACGCGACCCGGCGCATGCCGGCGAGCGTCAGGGACACGCTGTCGTGGCTGGCGCACGTGCTGGACGCGACGCTGCCGCTGCGTGCGGCCGAGGACCACGACGAGTTCGCCCGCCGCGTGCTGAGCGGCACCACGAGCGCCGACGGCGCCGGAGTCGTCGCCGTCCGCGAGCAGCTCGGCCCGTTCACCGCGCCGCTGGTGGCCCGGGTGCTCGCCGAGGACCTGCGCGCACACCCGCCGTTCGCCCTCGCCGGACTCGAGAGCGACGAGAGCCCTCGCTGGGACCGCCTCCAGCTCGCCGACGCCGTCGAGACGGTGCCGACGTCGCTGGTCGCGGCGTTCGCGGCGGGAACGCTCGACGCGACGGCGCCGCTGGTCGTGGCCATCGACGCGCGGTGGTCGTCCAAGGAGCTGATCGTGCACGCCCGCGCGGGCGACGTCGAGGCGGCCGAGGCGTATCTCCACAGCGTGGTCGAGCGCGGCCGCGGCCCGCGCAACTACTTCAAGGGCCGTTGCCTGCAGGTCCGCGCCGACCACAGCGGCTTCCAGGTCGGCACGGTCCCGGTGCCCGAGGCGACGCGCGACGGCGTCATCGTGCCGGCGGCGGTGTGGGCCGAGATCGACCTCAACGTCGCCGGGCTGTTCCGCCGTCGTGCCCTGCTCGAAGAGCTGGGCCTGGGCACCAACCGCGGGCTGCTGCTGTTCGGCGCGCCGGGCACGGGCAAGTCGGCGCTCTGCCGGGTGCTCGCGGCCGAGCTGGCCGGCGAGGTCACGGTCGTGTTCTGCGACGCCCGCACCATCGTCGACTCCATCGAGGCGGTGTACGAGGAGCTCACCCGGCTCTCGCCCGCGCTGGTCGTGCTCGAGGACCTCGACCTCGTCGTCGGGCGGCGCCGGCACGGCAACGACGTCGGCCTGCACGGGTTCCTCGCCGCGCTCGACGGCGCCATGAGCCGGCACCAGGGCGTGGTCACCGTCGCCACCACCAACGATCCCCAGGTGCTCGACGACGCCGCGGTGCGGGCCGCGCGGTTCGACCGCACCATCGAGGTGCCGCTGCCCGACGCCACGCAGCGCCGGGCCATCCTGCGCCGCTACCTCGGGCCGCTGGCGGCCGCCGTCGACGCCGGGACCATCGCCGCCGGCACCGACGGAGCGTCGGGTGCCGACCTGCGCGAGCTGGTGCGCCGGGCGGTGCTGGCCGACGGCGACGAGGTGACGACGGCGACGCTGCTGCGGTTCGTCCGCGACGGTGCGTGGGAGCCCGAGACCGGGGCCGGACTGTACGTGTGA
- a CDS encoding CapA family protein: MSDHLGTHTLGPAWLAVVGDVVVMDPPAGVDPRLSELLRDAETAFANIESPLTARGVPAEKAFVHRSAPDRAADLAALGVDVATLANNHVLDFGAEGLEDTLAALARHGIAAVGAGPDDTAARAAAVRTTTSGRVALIGLSAALPPGFAAASDRPGAAPLRVRQQVSIDPVLAAEQPGMAPYVHTSVVAADLDAACEVVEAAHASADLVVVAVHWGVPHGFAAPSYGLLAEYQRPAGHALVEAGAHLVVGHHPHELHPVERHRGGLIAYSVGNFIFHAWSDLAGAGTFPMRVPAAPYRSAFGSDVTLDSVVVLVAPPDGDRLTVRFVPATMVGGEPVLATGDRARAIVHRLGGSDAGGAVVARPDLLPDTTIGEVHLQP; encoded by the coding sequence GTGTCCGACCATCTCGGGACCCACACCCTCGGCCCCGCCTGGCTCGCCGTCGTCGGTGACGTCGTGGTCATGGATCCGCCGGCGGGCGTCGACCCTCGGCTGTCCGAACTGCTCCGGGACGCGGAGACCGCGTTCGCGAACATCGAGTCCCCGCTCACGGCACGCGGCGTCCCGGCCGAGAAGGCGTTCGTCCACCGCTCGGCACCGGACCGGGCGGCGGACCTCGCGGCGCTCGGCGTCGACGTCGCCACCCTCGCGAACAACCACGTCCTCGACTTCGGCGCCGAGGGCCTCGAGGACACCCTGGCCGCGCTGGCCCGCCACGGAATCGCCGCCGTCGGCGCCGGACCCGACGACACCGCCGCGCGGGCGGCCGCCGTCCGTACGACCACTTCGGGCCGAGTGGCGCTCATCGGCCTGTCCGCCGCACTCCCCCCGGGGTTCGCCGCGGCGTCCGACCGGCCCGGAGCGGCGCCCTTGCGGGTCCGGCAGCAGGTGTCGATCGACCCGGTCCTGGCGGCCGAACAGCCTGGGATGGCGCCCTACGTGCACACGTCGGTCGTCGCCGCAGACCTCGACGCCGCGTGCGAGGTCGTCGAAGCCGCCCACGCGAGCGCCGACCTCGTCGTCGTCGCCGTCCACTGGGGCGTCCCGCACGGGTTCGCGGCGCCCTCCTACGGCCTCCTGGCCGAGTACCAGCGACCGGCCGGACATGCTCTGGTCGAGGCCGGTGCCCACCTCGTCGTAGGTCACCACCCGCACGAACTGCATCCGGTCGAACGACACCGCGGCGGGCTCATCGCGTACTCCGTCGGCAACTTCATCTTCCATGCCTGGTCGGACCTGGCCGGGGCCGGGACCTTCCCCATGCGGGTGCCGGCAGCGCCGTACCGCAGCGCGTTCGGGTCCGACGTCACGCTCGACTCGGTGGTCGTGCTGGTCGCACCGCCCGACGGGGACCGGCTGACCGTCCGGTTCGTCCCGGCCACCATGGTGGGCGGCGAACCGGTCCTGGCCACGGGCGATCGCGCACGGGCGATCGTCCACCGGCTCGGCGGCAGCGACGCCGGTGGCGCCGTCGTCGCCCGGCCGGATCTCCTGCCCGACACGACGATCGGCGAGGTGCATCTCCAGCCATGA
- a CDS encoding DUF7711 family protein codes for MHRSTGIRHLRTTLELCDRTAQRAEEGRVLVAAYAFGQILEDAGDLDVVQVAIVLDLPAAQLTWGAQPAACRWLRYVLDLGRNPVSARWRPAAWPVWNHRIQRPLRLWSAADGIDSAALDALSRGKAESFRLPSPPHEERAEQYRLELTACRDHLRTVRDHYWDRDWRREHHGDGDYPDQQLWSATDGYLEMVDVVHSLAD; via the coding sequence ATGCACCGAAGCACCGGAATCCGGCACCTGCGCACCACGCTCGAGCTCTGTGATCGGACGGCTCAGCGGGCCGAGGAGGGTCGCGTGCTGGTGGCGGCCTACGCGTTCGGCCAGATCCTGGAAGACGCCGGCGACCTCGACGTCGTGCAGGTTGCGATCGTCCTCGACCTACCCGCAGCACAACTGACCTGGGGCGCCCAGCCCGCGGCGTGCCGATGGCTCCGCTACGTCCTGGATCTCGGCAGGAACCCGGTGTCGGCTCGGTGGCGACCGGCGGCCTGGCCGGTGTGGAATCACAGGATCCAGCGTCCGCTGCGGCTCTGGTCGGCCGCCGACGGCATCGACTCGGCGGCACTCGACGCTCTGTCGCGGGGGAAGGCAGAGTCTTTCCGGCTGCCGAGCCCTCCGCACGAAGAGCGGGCCGAGCAGTATCGGCTCGAGCTGACCGCCTGTCGCGATCACCTGCGTACCGTCCGCGACCACTACTGGGACCGCGACTGGCGACGTGAACACCACGGTGACGGTGACTACCCCGATCAGCAGCTGTGGAGTGCGACGGATGGCTACCTGGAGATGGTTGACGTCGTCCACAGCCTCGCCGACTAG
- a CDS encoding MFS transporter, translating to MTRGAPRGRGGADGAGGVPARLLLTLSLGTLLNPLNSSMIAVALVSLQHDFGIGIATTTWLASGFYVVAAVCQPLMGRLADQFGARRLFIGGLVVMGTASALAPLAPSFGWLLVVRLVQAAATSTAYPSALILVRAAAGSGGGAGPPARALAVLSVAASGSAALGPVLGGLLIAVAGWEAVFLVNVPVTLVGIVLAMRVLRGVTVEQGRRIGLRELDLPGIALFSGLLVALIFAVLSFADEPLWWLVPVVAVLGVLLVLRERAVAEPFLDVRGLVANRALSTVLVQQGGINLIFYCIFFGMPIWLENVRGFDPATVGLLVLPTTVLSIIVTPITARAIRRHGPTGPRLLGLGLMVVAASALQLLGDATPVVLLLGIAVLLGVPNGVNNISLQTALYSAAPVGRMGASAGLFQTFRYLGAIAATSVLGVILEQNLSTDGLHDVGLLMTSVAVVLFVLGLLAVRRR from the coding sequence GTGACCCGAGGGGCCCCCCGGGGCCGGGGCGGAGCCGACGGTGCCGGTGGGGTCCCGGCCCGGCTCCTGCTGACGCTGTCGCTGGGCACGCTGCTCAACCCGCTGAACTCGTCGATGATCGCGGTGGCGCTGGTCAGTCTGCAGCACGACTTCGGCATCGGCATCGCGACGACGACCTGGCTCGCGTCGGGGTTCTACGTCGTCGCCGCGGTGTGCCAGCCGCTGATGGGCCGGCTCGCCGACCAGTTCGGCGCGCGGCGGCTGTTCATCGGCGGGCTGGTGGTCATGGGGACGGCGTCCGCGCTGGCGCCGCTCGCGCCGTCGTTCGGGTGGCTGCTCGTGGTCCGGCTGGTGCAGGCCGCGGCGACGTCGACGGCGTACCCGTCGGCGCTGATCCTGGTGCGGGCCGCGGCGGGCAGCGGCGGTGGTGCCGGGCCGCCCGCCCGGGCGCTCGCCGTCCTGTCCGTCGCCGCGTCGGGGAGCGCCGCGCTCGGCCCCGTGCTCGGCGGACTGCTGATCGCCGTCGCCGGCTGGGAGGCGGTGTTCCTGGTCAACGTGCCGGTGACGCTGGTGGGGATCGTGCTGGCGATGCGCGTGCTGCGCGGCGTGACGGTCGAGCAGGGCCGGCGGATCGGCCTGCGCGAGCTGGACCTGCCGGGGATCGCGCTGTTCAGCGGCCTGCTGGTGGCGCTGATCTTCGCCGTCCTGTCGTTCGCCGACGAGCCGCTGTGGTGGCTGGTCCCGGTGGTCGCCGTGCTGGGCGTCCTGCTGGTGCTGCGCGAGCGGGCCGTGGCCGAGCCGTTCCTCGACGTGCGCGGACTGGTGGCGAACCGGGCGCTCAGCACCGTCCTCGTGCAGCAGGGCGGCATCAACCTCATCTTCTACTGCATCTTCTTCGGCATGCCGATCTGGCTCGAGAACGTCCGCGGCTTCGACCCGGCGACGGTCGGCCTGCTGGTGCTGCCGACGACGGTCCTCAGCATCATCGTCACGCCGATCACCGCTCGCGCGATCCGCCGGCACGGCCCGACGGGACCGCGGCTGCTGGGGCTCGGGCTCATGGTGGTGGCGGCGTCGGCGCTGCAGCTGCTCGGCGACGCGACGCCGGTGGTGCTGCTGCTCGGGATCGCCGTCCTGCTGGGCGTCCCGAACGGCGTCAACAACATCAGCCTGCAGACGGCCCTCTACTCGGCGGCGCCGGTCGGCCGGATGGGCGCCTCGGCCGGGCTGTTCCAGACCTTCCGCTACCTCGGCGCGATCGCCGCGACCAGCGTCCTCGGCGTCATCCTCGAGCAGAACCTCTCGACCGACGGCCTGCACGACGTCGGCCTGCTCATGACGAGTGTCGCCGTCGTGCTGTTCGTGCTCGGCCTGCTCGCCGTGCGCCGCCGCTGA
- a CDS encoding Zn-dependent hydrolase gives MSDDDLTIDGARLRATLETLATFGAEPSGGVSRTSFSPADAAARAWLRDQCEASGLSQRTDGIGNIVVTVPAPDASEQAAVWTGSHIDSVPDGGRFDGALGSMAALEVVRRLAETRVPLRRPVEMVVFADEEGCYHHLLGSTALVRPYAADELERLRGRDGDRLVDALDALGWDVAAATRTTVPPGTVHAFVELHIEQGAVLESAGTDLGVVTSIVGMGGGALEFIGRADHAGTTPMRLRRDPLRGAGEFLAGLPAVTASISETAVATCGIIAVEPGGANVVPSLARLQLDFRDVRRSSIEALESALVDAARRAAAAHDLEVRYTRDSITDPAPLDPRIQDLIESVASAQGHSTRRMPSGAGHDSQNMSRIAPTGMIFIPSTGGRSHSPAEHSSWEDIERGANVLLRTIVALATE, from the coding sequence ATGAGCGACGACGACCTGACCATCGACGGCGCACGGCTGCGCGCGACCCTGGAGACCCTCGCCACCTTCGGCGCCGAGCCGTCCGGCGGCGTCAGCCGGACCAGTTTCTCCCCCGCCGACGCCGCCGCGCGAGCCTGGCTGCGCGACCAGTGCGAGGCATCCGGGCTGAGCCAGCGGACCGACGGCATCGGCAACATCGTCGTGACGGTGCCCGCCCCGGACGCCTCCGAGCAGGCCGCGGTGTGGACCGGCTCGCACATCGACAGCGTGCCCGACGGTGGCCGGTTCGACGGCGCCCTGGGCAGCATGGCGGCGCTCGAGGTGGTCAGGCGCCTGGCGGAGACGCGCGTCCCGCTGCGACGGCCGGTCGAGATGGTGGTGTTCGCCGACGAGGAGGGTTGCTATCACCATCTTCTCGGCTCGACCGCGCTCGTGCGGCCCTACGCGGCGGACGAGCTGGAGCGACTCCGAGGGCGTGACGGCGACCGCCTGGTCGACGCGCTGGACGCTCTCGGCTGGGACGTCGCCGCGGCCACCCGGACGACCGTGCCACCCGGCACTGTGCACGCCTTCGTCGAGCTGCACATCGAGCAGGGCGCCGTCCTCGAGTCGGCCGGCACGGACCTCGGCGTCGTGACGTCGATCGTCGGCATGGGCGGCGGAGCGCTGGAGTTCATCGGCCGGGCCGATCACGCCGGTACGACTCCCATGCGCCTGCGCCGCGACCCGCTCCGAGGTGCCGGCGAGTTCCTGGCCGGGCTACCGGCAGTGACCGCCTCCATCAGCGAGACCGCCGTGGCGACGTGCGGGATCATCGCCGTCGAGCCCGGCGGGGCCAACGTGGTGCCGTCCCTCGCCCGGCTGCAGCTCGACTTCCGCGACGTGCGCCGATCGTCGATCGAGGCGCTCGAGTCGGCGCTGGTCGACGCGGCCCGGCGCGCGGCCGCCGCGCACGATCTCGAGGTCCGGTACACGCGCGACAGCATCACCGATCCCGCCCCGCTCGACCCGCGGATCCAGGACCTGATCGAGTCGGTGGCCTCCGCGCAAGGGCACTCGACCCGGCGGATGCCGTCCGGTGCCGGCCACGACTCCCAGAACATGAGCCGCATCGCACCCACGGGGATGATCTTCATTCCGAGCACCGGAGGGCGGAGTCACTCCCCGGCCGAGCACAGCAGCTGGGAGGACATCGAGCGCGGTGCCAACGTGCTGTTGCGGACCATCGTCGCCCTCGCCACCGAGTGA
- a CDS encoding amidohydrolase family protein, with amino-acid sequence MTDMTFFRAAGVFDAVRPGLRAGSGLLVQDGRVAAVGPPADVCPPGAAQVDLGDVYLVPGFVDAHTHVTIRPGEGDQHGQLQRPAAWQTVRGVDNLRRMLASGVTTARIMTEEHDIDVHFKAAVAAGEVAGPRLRVAGRGLSPSGKHGSAAGGVDGADAARAAVRANAAKGADHIKIFTTGGVSSTDTSLEESNYSAEEITAIVDAAAQLGLMVSAHAHGGAGVDLAAAAGVRSVEHGALLTEQNIAALVAHGTWLVLTNTILFHPTGIEQGDAAEPAILAKVRQARASMESAVGRIRAAGLPIALGTDSMHGLFGYEMQWLVEHGWSAEDALLAGTVRGAELMGVTDIGALEPGRRADFVALRRDPLQDIDAVREVAGVYRDGHRVVDADGFTRPAPSSDDGRAPTHREEQP; translated from the coding sequence ATGACCGACATGACGTTCTTCCGCGCTGCCGGAGTGTTCGACGCCGTCCGGCCCGGGCTTCGCGCCGGATCCGGGCTGCTGGTCCAGGACGGCCGGGTCGCCGCCGTCGGCCCGCCGGCCGACGTCTGTCCTCCCGGCGCGGCGCAGGTCGACCTCGGCGACGTCTACCTCGTGCCCGGATTCGTCGACGCCCACACCCACGTCACCATCAGGCCGGGCGAGGGCGATCAGCACGGCCAGTTGCAGCGCCCGGCCGCCTGGCAGACCGTCCGCGGCGTCGACAACCTGCGCCGCATGCTCGCGTCCGGAGTCACGACCGCGCGGATCATGACCGAGGAGCACGACATCGACGTGCACTTCAAGGCCGCCGTCGCCGCCGGTGAGGTAGCCGGTCCACGGTTACGGGTCGCCGGGCGCGGGCTGAGCCCGAGCGGCAAGCACGGCAGCGCGGCCGGTGGCGTCGACGGAGCCGACGCGGCCCGCGCAGCGGTCCGGGCCAACGCGGCGAAGGGCGCCGACCACATCAAGATCTTCACCACCGGCGGGGTGTCCTCCACGGACACGTCACTGGAGGAGTCGAACTACTCCGCCGAGGAGATCACCGCGATCGTCGATGCCGCGGCCCAGCTCGGGCTCATGGTCTCCGCGCACGCCCACGGCGGCGCCGGCGTGGACCTCGCGGCGGCCGCGGGTGTCCGGTCGGTGGAGCACGGCGCGCTGCTGACCGAGCAGAACATCGCCGCCCTCGTCGCCCACGGCACCTGGCTGGTCCTGACCAACACGATCCTGTTCCACCCCACCGGCATCGAGCAAGGCGATGCCGCGGAGCCGGCCATCCTGGCCAAGGTCCGGCAGGCGCGAGCCTCCATGGAGAGCGCGGTGGGCCGCATCCGTGCGGCGGGGCTGCCCATCGCGCTCGGCACCGACTCGATGCACGGTCTGTTCGGCTACGAGATGCAGTGGCTGGTCGAGCACGGGTGGTCCGCCGAGGATGCCCTGCTCGCCGGTACCGTCCGCGGCGCCGAGCTGATGGGCGTCACCGACATCGGCGCGCTCGAGCCCGGCCGCCGTGCCGACTTCGTCGCGCTGCGACGCGACCCGCTCCAGGACATCGACGCCGTCCGCGAGGTCGCCGGCGTCTACCGCGACGGCCACCGGGTCGTCGACGCCGACGGCTTCACCCGCCCCGCCCCGTCCTCAGACGACGGCCGCGCACCGACGCACCGCGAGGAGCAGCCATGA
- a CDS encoding MFS transporter translates to MTARKQVGIWSIGPSVYLPSLLFGIGQGAIAPIIPLTARDLGGSVATAGLIVALLGVGKIVGDLPAGVLAVRLGERRAMLFALVVVLAALTACLLAPSVHLLAVAVVLIGISSSVFGLARHAYVTEAIPFHLRGRALSTLGGMQRIGLFVGPFLGAAVMSRLGLAGGYWVHIVVAVAAAVVLIVVREPEMADGGSERAELQPSGKPDSTARIIRRHLPILRTLGFGALLIGAARASRQVAIPLWGEHIGLDPATVSLLFGLSGAMEMLIFYPAGYAMDRLGRRWIVVPSMVLLGLSLVLLPLTSGIATYTAVALLMGFGNGLGSGIIMTIGSDVSPEVSRATFLGAWRLFADLGNGAGPVLVSVITAAATLGAAIAAAGAVAFVAATLMARWVPRHGAAP, encoded by the coding sequence TTGACGGCCCGCAAGCAGGTCGGCATCTGGTCGATCGGTCCCTCGGTGTACCTTCCGTCGCTCCTGTTCGGCATCGGTCAGGGCGCCATCGCCCCGATCATCCCGCTGACGGCGCGTGACCTGGGCGGCTCCGTCGCCACCGCCGGTCTGATCGTCGCGCTGCTGGGCGTGGGCAAGATCGTGGGCGACCTGCCGGCCGGTGTCCTCGCGGTCCGGCTGGGGGAGCGGCGGGCCATGCTGTTCGCGCTCGTCGTCGTCCTGGCGGCGCTCACCGCCTGCCTGCTGGCGCCGTCGGTGCACCTGCTGGCGGTCGCGGTCGTGCTCATCGGCATCTCGTCGTCGGTGTTCGGGCTGGCCAGGCATGCGTACGTCACCGAGGCGATCCCGTTCCACCTGCGTGGCCGGGCGCTGTCGACGCTCGGCGGCATGCAGCGCATCGGCCTGTTCGTGGGCCCGTTCCTCGGCGCGGCGGTCATGAGCCGGCTGGGCCTCGCCGGCGGGTACTGGGTGCACATCGTGGTCGCGGTCGCCGCCGCCGTCGTGCTGATCGTGGTGCGCGAACCCGAGATGGCCGACGGCGGCAGCGAGCGCGCCGAGCTCCAGCCGTCCGGCAAGCCCGACAGCACGGCCCGCATCATCCGCCGTCACCTGCCCATCCTGCGCACGCTCGGCTTCGGGGCGCTGCTCATCGGCGCGGCCCGGGCGTCGCGGCAGGTCGCGATCCCGCTGTGGGGCGAGCACATCGGCCTCGACCCGGCCACCGTGAGCCTCCTGTTCGGCCTCTCCGGCGCCATGGAGATGCTGATCTTCTACCCGGCCGGCTACGCCATGGACCGCCTCGGCCGCCGCTGGATCGTCGTCCCGTCCATGGTGCTGCTCGGCCTGTCGCTCGTGCTGCTGCCGCTGACCAGCGGCATCGCGACCTACACCGCCGTCGCCCTGCTCATGGGTTTCGGCAACGGCCTGGGCAGCGGCATCATCATGACCATCGGCTCCGACGTCTCTCCCGAGGTCAGCCGGGCGACCTTCCTCGGCGCCTGGCGGCTCTTCGCCGACCTCGGCAACGGCGCCGGGCCGGTCCTCGTCAGCGTCATCACCGCCGCCGCCACCCTGGGTGCCGCCATCGCGGCGGCCGGCGCCGTCGCGTTCGTCGCCGCCACCCTCATGGCGCGCTGGGTCCCGCGGCACGGCGCCGCGCCGTGA
- a CDS encoding aspartate/glutamate racemase family protein, producing the protein MTPNPNDPSRGTRRIAYLVPGPMHRTELGAAEVERRQDKLRGWAFPGTEVEVRAVDRGPASIESMYEEYLSIPAMAELLVATEADGFDAAIVGCFGDPGLDGLREISDMLVVGPASASIALATTLGHRFSFVTVTASIVPALRRLAWEAGAADALASVRYIETSVLDVNKDHGAALGRMLEQGRLAVEHDGADVLVLGCMSMGFLDVAEQMTEALGVPVVNPSQAGLHVAESTVALGLTHSRRAYMTPPKIAAGAKLGELFLGGDGTRP; encoded by the coding sequence ATGACACCGAACCCGAACGACCCGTCCCGCGGCACCCGCCGCATCGCCTACCTCGTTCCCGGGCCGATGCACCGGACCGAGCTCGGCGCCGCCGAGGTGGAACGCCGTCAGGACAAGCTCCGCGGCTGGGCGTTCCCCGGCACAGAGGTCGAGGTCCGCGCCGTCGACCGCGGCCCGGCCTCCATCGAGTCGATGTACGAGGAGTACCTGAGCATCCCCGCCATGGCCGAGCTCCTGGTCGCCACCGAGGCCGACGGCTTCGACGCGGCGATCGTCGGCTGCTTCGGCGACCCCGGACTCGACGGTCTGCGCGAGATCAGCGACATGCTCGTCGTCGGGCCGGCGTCGGCGTCCATCGCCCTCGCCACGACCCTGGGTCATCGATTCAGCTTCGTCACCGTGACCGCCAGCATCGTCCCGGCCCTGCGCCGCCTGGCGTGGGAAGCCGGGGCCGCCGACGCTCTCGCGTCCGTGCGGTACATCGAGACCTCCGTCCTCGACGTCAACAAGGACCACGGCGCCGCCTTGGGCCGCATGCTCGAACAGGGCCGCCTGGCGGTGGAGCACGACGGCGCCGACGTGCTCGTCCTCGGGTGCATGAGCATGGGCTTCCTCGACGTCGCCGAGCAGATGACCGAGGCGCTCGGTGTCCCGGTCGTCAACCCGTCCCAGGCCGGCCTGCACGTCGCGGAGTCGACGGTGGCGCTCGGCCTGACCCACAGCAGGCGCGCCTACATGACGCCACCGAAGATCGCCGCCGGCGCGAAGCTCGGCGAGCTCTTCCTCGGCGGCGACGGGACCCGGCCATGA